One Rhipicephalus microplus isolate Deutch F79 chromosome 4, USDA_Rmic, whole genome shotgun sequence genomic window carries:
- the LOC142814553 gene encoding uncharacterized protein LOC142814553: MHPSEEVVAAAPAAGDFIPLQPLSENGITTDPSISAAFDGNVTVNMPPPKPGVFFFVLLLLAVAWTLAGVGIFGVCFFFYKHYHAAIWALASGIFAGGVLHLQILHLAKRLDMWHDVHTLGGLKVLGVIVSVGSLASSTAYWVFVVTRHEVFSMAPGALYPPAILSTITLLWGLLLFGSAKHCQKRVAEAHPSLLTYGGYGTSDA; this comes from the exons ATGCATCCGTCGGAAGAAGTGGTTGCCGCGGCACCAGCTGCAGGTGACTTCATTCCCCTGCAGCCCCTTTCGGAGAACGGAATAACTACTGACCCATCGATAAGCGCAGCGTTCGACGGGAATGTGACGGTAAACATGCCTCCACCCAAGCCTGGCGTTTTCTTCTTCGTCTTGCTGCTCTTGGCAGTTGCGTGGACGCTCGCTGGTGTCGGGATTTTCGGCGTGTGTTTCTTTTTCTACAAGCATTACCACGCAGCGATATGGGCTTTGGCATCGG GAATATTTGCAGGAGGTGTCCTCCACCTTCAAATTCTACACCTTGCCAAGAGGCTAGACATGTGGCATGATGTGCACACGCTTGGAGGACTCAAAGTTCTCGGAGTCATTGTGTCTGTTGGCAGCCTTGCATCATCCACAGCGTACTGGGTCTTCGTTGTCACTAGGCATGAAG TGTTTTCAATGGCTCCTGGTGCCCTCTACCCTCCAGCAATTTTGAGCACCATAACTCTGCTCTGGGGCCTCCTTCTCTTCGGCAGCGCCAAGCATTGCCAGAAACGTGTTGCCGAAGCTCACCCCAGTCTCCTTACCTATGGTGGTTACGGCACCTCCGACGCATAA
- the LOC142814550 gene encoding zinc finger SWIM domain-containing protein 3-like: protein MAGSKMKVGDKFPTFRELEAAVKGYSEEKFVQFYKRDCRTVTAAKTKVKRFLNERLGMYQVVYCCIKGGKSFKSRSKGERDTSTFQAGCPAFVKCRASDDGNFLEVIEMNEDHNHELSKLLYSHLPQTRALREPGAKEEATQLLALHANKKLVKKRIEEKTGKLVLLKDLSNAASSLRPQTRNDLIKTAALLQNEHGTDYHILADGENFQGILLSNESMRSNMDAYPEFLGIDATYKLLEIRTPVYVMHVEDSNGDTETVCVAILVNESAPTIKWMLEKFKELHPSWPKVKCVMADKDLLERDLLKESFPQSKVLICVFHTLKTFRREIACNKMNITAEERDQALALLQKMVLSRSSEKFEELQLEFDNNVCQEIRSYYDKNWRPIKDEWYTGPKFMSENFNNTTNNRIESLNAKLKSVIKKNSSLEEFVCSLFTVLNALSDERDHRALTSISKRPCKAPSSPEEAMYQESLTPYAFKLVREQIYLSAKRVPSDQKADVFTFEASSGNTSTTKTNCNCSFWNAMRLPCRHVFAVRRTLNISLFDDKLFLKRWSKAYYYCHQRAFLSQEKCTTEHSISEQAAKPRRPMSQHEKYREVFPTCKYIAQLAAEETGERYQGRLKVLLALSEAWEQGREIEIVEVLRHEASSPSSPEQVRRQLELTVSVEENAESPKAASGEDWDTSETADQNNSHDQPDLPQAPLSHTGAEPLHTTPEKEQRAHNAGACETPDEVRKAQPRENTLAPASSAGPSDYMRERLGKLKVPAKVKSRGRPKGAEKTVIGLPRRRQGPHKSAATLQPFRDLPPQEKELRILSCLVPQGLLSEVQQGKLLLGEDQVETIPSRIPETILDEEVHLDCVQKYFTEDGWTAVLATVKVKKQTIKWKCNECRDLLEEDPSVICDLCLCWFHQICTSLSSRNRNSSWFCAKCVAAAQM from the exons ATGGCTGGCAGCAAAATGAAAGTTGGGGACAAATTTCCAACGTTCAGGGAACTGGAAGCTGCTGTGAAAGGATACAGTGAAGAGAAGTTCGTGCAGTTTTACAAACGTGACTGTCGAACTGTCACAGCGGCGAAGACCAAAGTGAAGCGTTTTCTGAACGAACGACTTGGAATGTATCAGGTGGTTTACTGCTGTATCAAGGGGGGCAAGTCTTTCAAGAGCCGCAGCAAGGGGGAAAGAGATACCAG CACCTTTCAGGCTGGATGTCCGGCGTTCGTGAAGTGCAGGGCCTCTGACGATGGGAACTTCCTGGAGGTTATTGAAATGAATGAGGACCACAACCATGAGTTATCGAAG ttactCTACAGCCACCTGCCACAAACCAGAGCATTAAGAGAACCAGGGGCCAAGGAGGAAGCCACACAGCTCTTGGCTTTGCATGCCAACAAGAAGTTGGTTAAGAAAAGGATAGAAGAAAAGACGGGGAAACTTGTCCTGCTCAAAGACTTGAGCAATGCGGCCTCTTCCCTCAGACCACAGACAAGGAATGACCTCATTAAGACTGCAGCTCTTCTGCAAAATGAGCATG GTACAGACTACCACATCCTTGCTGATGGGGAAAACTTCCAAGGAATTTTGCTGTCCAATGAGTCTATGCGGTCAAATATGGATGCCTACCCAGAATTCCTAGGAATTGATGCCACCTACAAGCTTCTAGAAATACGAACACCAGTCTATGTGATGCACGTTGAAGACTCCAATGGAGACACAGAGACAGTATGTGTTGCAATTCTTGTGAATGAGTCTGCACCCACTATCAAATGGATGTTGGAAAAGTTCAAGGAACTGCACCCATCTTGGCCAAAAGTAAAGTGTGTCATGGCAGACAAGGACCTTTTGGAGCGTGACCTTCTCAAAGAAAGCTTCCCGCAGTCGAAGGTGCTCATCTGTGTGTTCCACACTTTAAAGACTTTTCGACGCGAGATTGCCTGCAACAAGATGAACATCACTGCAGAGGAAAGGGACCAAGCCCTGGCACTGCTCCAGAAGATGGTCCTGTCACGATCGAGTGAAAAATTTGAGGAGCTTCAACTGGAATTTGACAATAATGTTTGCCAAGAGATCCGCTCTTACTATGACAAAAACTGGCGTCCCATCAAGGATGAGTGGTACACTGGACCCAAGTTTATGTCTGAAAACTTTAACAACACTACCAACAACAGAATTGAAAGTCTGAACGCAAAACTGAAAAGTGTTATAAAAAAGAATAGCTCCCTTGAAGAGTTTGTGTGCTCACTTTTCACAGTATTGAACGCCTTGAGCGATGAACGTGACCACAGAGCATTGACAAGCATATCCAAAAGACCTTGCAAAGCACCTTCTAGCCCTGAAGAAGCTATGTATCAGGAATCATTGACTCCCTATGCCTTTAAGCTTGTAAGGGAGCAGATCTACCTGTCAGCCAAGCGAGTACCAAGTGACCAAAAAGCAGATGTGTTCACATTCGAGGCGTCGTCTGGCAACACGTCAACAACAAAAACTAACTGCAATTGTTCCTTTTGGAACGCTATGAGACTGCCATGCCGGCATGTGTTTGCAGTTAGGCGGACTCTGAACATTAGTCTCTTTGATGACAAACTTTTTCTAAAAAGGTGGTCCAAGGCATATTACTACTGTCATCAGAGAGCCTTCCTTTCTCAAGAGAAGTGCACAACTGAACATTCCATTTCGGAGCAGGCTGCAAAACCTCGGAGGCCAATGTCGCAGCATGAGAAATACAGGGAGGTATTTCCTACATGCAAGTACATAGCTCAACTTGCTGCAGAAGAAACAGGTGAAAGATACCAGGGCCGTCTAAAAGTTTTGTTGGCACTCTCTGAGGCATGGGAGCAAGGGCGCGAAATTGAAATCGTGGAAGTGTTGCGTCATGAAGCCTCATCCCCTTCATCACCAGAGCAAGTCAGACGCCAGCTGGAGCTGACTGTGTCCGTAGAAGAGAATGCAGAGTCACCCAAAGCTGCATCAGGTGAGGATTGGGACACGTCTGAAACTGCAGATCAGAATAATTCACATGATCAACCAGATCTGCCTCAAGCACCTTTAAGCCATACCGGGGCAGAACCACTTCATACCACTCCTGAGAAAGAGCAGCGTGCCCATAATGCAGGTGCATGCGAAACTCCTGATGAAGTGAGAAAGGCACAGCCACGCGAGAATACCTTGGCCCCTGCAAGCAGCGCCGGGCCTTCAGACTACATGCGCGAACGCCTCGGAAAGCTGAAAGTGCCCGCTAAGGTGAAGTCACGAGGTCGACCCAAAGGGGCGGAGAAAACCGTTATTGGGCTTCCACGACGGCGGCAGGGACCCCACAAATCAGCAGCAACACTGCAGCCATTTCGCGATCTGCCTCCTCAGGAAAAGGAGCTCAGGATCCTAAGTTGCTTAGTTCCTCAGGGCCTGCTAAGTGAGGTTCAGCAGGGGAAACTGCTACTCG GTGAGGACCAGGTGGAAACCATACCTTCCAGGATTCCAGAGACAATCCTCGACGAGGAAGTTCACCTTGACTGTGTCCAGAAATACTTCACTGAAGACGGCTGGACAGCTGTGCTGGCAACAGTCAAGGTGAAGAAGCAAACCATAAAGTGGAAATGCAACGAATGTCGGGACCTGTTAGAAGAGGACCCTTCTGTGATTTGTGACTTATGTTTGTGTTGGTTCCACCAAATCTGTACTTCACTGAGCAGCCGCAACAGGAATAGTTCCTGGTTTTGTGCGAAGTGTGTAGCAGCAGCCCAAATGTAA
- the LOC142814552 gene encoding non-homologous end-joining factor 1-like isoform X1, whose translation MMDVQGASAVALDGTFTIPWKSVSCHNFSGLIKYATTPNTVIIVATDLRCLYKEILDEDALQDRCRELNPSIEATTKGLVSHLSDGLTAAIERSSKHSPELTATIDSSSLVFALSMTIGEVKFLWRFAMAAQSTDDFYSQVTLPILAMLAAMKEQRERLFALLYKKDAEIADYTSSGARVSKRSLRTLPFDEDEFKEETTRAGVLQRRFAGLPESAFSGDELGKIMKVYQELSTLSEKKSSSQSNVQLPAEASDQRNMPIEAVHNSKSARNKEPSPEVITEKPKAKKAKKNLRL comes from the exons ATGATGGATGTGCAGGGAGCGTCTGCTGTCGCGCTTGACGGGACGTTCACAATACCGTGGAAAAGCGTTTCCTGCCATAACTTTTCTGGTCTCATCAAGTACGCTACAACTCCGAATACTGTCATAATTGTGGCTACGGACTTGAGGTGTCTCTACAAAGAAATTCTCGATGAAGACGCCCTCCAAGACAGATGCAGG GAGCTGAACCCCTCGATAGAGGCAACGACGAAAGGCCTCGTGAGTCACCTTTCAGACGGGTTGACGGCCGCGATTGAACGCAGCTCCAAACACTCGCCCGAACTCACGGCGACCATCGATTCAAGTTCTCTGGTGTTCGCTCTGAGCATGACAATAGGGGAGGTCAAGTTCCTCTGGCGTTTCGCGATGGCTGCCCAGAGCACTGATGAC TTCTATTCACAGGTCACTCTACCCATTCTCGCGATGCTGGCGGCCATGAAAGAGCAGAGGGAGCGTTTGTTTGCGCTGCTTTACAAGAAAGACGCCGAGATAGCGGACTACACTTCGTCAGGCGCGAGAGTCTCCAAAA GGAGTCTTCGCACGCTGCCATTTGATGAGGACGAGTTCAAGGAAGAGACGACGCGTGCTGGG GTGCTGCAGCGACGTTTCGCCGGCTTGCCAGAAAGTGCGTTTTCTGGTGACGAACTTGGAAAAATAATGAAGGTTTACCAAGAGCTATCTACATTGAGTGAAAAAAAGTCCA GCAGCCAGTCTAACGTGCAGTTGCCTGCTGAAGCTAGTGATCAGAGAAACATGCCTATTGAGGCCGTGCATAACAGCAAGTCTGCACGGAACAAGGAACCGTCTCCTGAAGTAATCACTGAAAAACCCAAGGCCAAAAAAGCGAAAAAGAACCTGAGGCTCTAA
- the LOC142814552 gene encoding non-homologous end-joining factor 1-like isoform X2 encodes MKTPSKTDAGQELNPSIEATTKGLVSHLSDGLTAAIERSSKHSPELTATIDSSSLVFALSMTIGEVKFLWRFAMAAQSTDDFYSQVTLPILAMLAAMKEQRERLFALLYKKDAEIADYTSSGARVSKRSLRTLPFDEDEFKEETTRAGVLQRRFAGLPESAFSGDELGKIMKVYQELSTLSEKKSSSQSNVQLPAEASDQRNMPIEAVHNSKSARNKEPSPEVITEKPKAKKAKKNLRL; translated from the exons ATGAAGACGCCCTCCAAGACAGATGCAGGGCAA GAGCTGAACCCCTCGATAGAGGCAACGACGAAAGGCCTCGTGAGTCACCTTTCAGACGGGTTGACGGCCGCGATTGAACGCAGCTCCAAACACTCGCCCGAACTCACGGCGACCATCGATTCAAGTTCTCTGGTGTTCGCTCTGAGCATGACAATAGGGGAGGTCAAGTTCCTCTGGCGTTTCGCGATGGCTGCCCAGAGCACTGATGAC TTCTATTCACAGGTCACTCTACCCATTCTCGCGATGCTGGCGGCCATGAAAGAGCAGAGGGAGCGTTTGTTTGCGCTGCTTTACAAGAAAGACGCCGAGATAGCGGACTACACTTCGTCAGGCGCGAGAGTCTCCAAAA GGAGTCTTCGCACGCTGCCATTTGATGAGGACGAGTTCAAGGAAGAGACGACGCGTGCTGGG GTGCTGCAGCGACGTTTCGCCGGCTTGCCAGAAAGTGCGTTTTCTGGTGACGAACTTGGAAAAATAATGAAGGTTTACCAAGAGCTATCTACATTGAGTGAAAAAAAGTCCA GCAGCCAGTCTAACGTGCAGTTGCCTGCTGAAGCTAGTGATCAGAGAAACATGCCTATTGAGGCCGTGCATAACAGCAAGTCTGCACGGAACAAGGAACCGTCTCCTGAAGTAATCACTGAAAAACCCAAGGCCAAAAAAGCGAAAAAGAACCTGAGGCTCTAA
- the LOC142814551 gene encoding protein Spindly-B-like, with protein sequence MGEDLRARVHQLEADVEQAAKIGSALLTQNTHLAKELDDTRERYVAKVEKLEQELHSTRMKLECSIETEKGLGADLERATDQLAKSKKECSSYRAALQKLQAALDEKDNTSSDQALKADNEKLQKQIRRLEEQLCESRQMNERLLAHNTSSSASSHEALESSRIVFEQEVQLVIEQLHKEIAELKAEKKEISQRLGETEERLKATLTDLSEQKTLLQNQQDESAELRAQLERLQMEQLDPKRRGNSLFSEVEDRRLKQERELLSLRTRFRALHENERFLKEEVRRTRNQMAMILATVSTKKADVRQLRLLQESLTSANAEISRLTGALARQTNERTSQNDIPSDGNPLAGVLKMETLRVTKLEKERAALLKSIAERQMREDRLLRETHEAALKAEALEAQLLKAMVRKSEEQPLSAGSVQTTEVYEDLGMVEEKPPVLREVIPMQPNTQTIQASAPKPADRSTDSGETEPKFRSGTQPKVKFEEGCSKENEPHTETDGKKSKRRGTLVEPSLQVRNSEKLVTDIPQCKQQ encoded by the exons ATGGGTGAAGATCTACGTGCCAGAGTTCACCAGCTGGAGGCCGACGTGGAGCAGGCGGCTAAGATTG GATCAGCTTTGTTAACCCAGAATACGCACTTGGCAAAGGAGTTGGACGACACTCGAGAGCGTTACGTCGCCAAGGTCGAG AAATTGGAACAGGAGCTGCACAGTACACGGATGAAGTTGGAATGTAGCATCGAAACGGAGAAAGGTCTCGGTGCTGATCTGGAGCGTGCCACGGATCAGCTTGCCAAATCAAAGAAGGAATGCTCGAGTTATAGAGCGGCACTCCAGAAGCTTCAAGCGGCTTTAGATGAG AAGGACAACACATCGTCGGACCAGGCCCTGAAGGCCGATAATGAGAAGCTGCAGAAGCAGATACGTCGCCTCGAAGAGCAGCTGTGTGAAAGTCGGCAAATGAATGAGCGTCTCCTGGCTCACAACACAAGTTCCTCTGCCAGCAGCCACGAGGCCTTGGAGTCCTCGCGAATCGTGTTCGAGCAAGAAGTGCAACTGGTGATCGAGCAGCTACACAAGGAAATAGCCGAGCTTAAG GCAGAAAAGAAGGAGATTTCGCAGCGCCTTGGTGAAACGGAGGAGCGCCTGAAAGCCACTTTGACCGACTTATCTGAACAAAAAACACTCCTCCAGAACCAACAAGATGAGAGCGCAGAACTTCGCGCACAGTTGGAGAGGCTGCAAATGGAGCAG CTCGATCCTAAGCGGCGAGGGAATTCTCTTTTCTCCGAAGTTGAAGACCGGCGGCTGAAGCAGGAGCGAGAGCTCCTATCACTGCGCACCCGCTTCCGCGCGCTACACGAAAACGAGCGTTTCCTAAAGGAGGAAGTCCGCCGGACTCGGAATCAGATGGCGATGATTCTGGCCACGGTTTCGACCAAGAAAGCAGATGTTCGCCAGCTCCGCCTGCTTCAG GAGTCGCTTACATCGGCCAATGCCGAGATTTCTCGCCTCACCGGCGCCTTGGCGAGACAGACCAACGAGCGGACCTCGCAAAATGACATACCGTCGGATGGTAACCCTCTGGCAGGAGTTCTGAAGATGGAGACTCTTCGAGTGACCAAGTTGGAGAAAGAGCGAGCAGCCCTACTGAAATCTATAGCCGAACGACAAATGCGCGAAGATCGCCTGCTCAGGGAGACCCACGAGGCCGCACTAAAAGCCGAAGCTCTCGAGGCTCAGCTTCTGAAGGCCATGGTTCGCAAGAGCGAGGAACAGCCCTTATCTGCCG GTTCGGTACAAACTACAGAAGTTTACGAAGACTTGGGCATGGTCGAAGAAAAGCCACCAGTGCTGCGGGAAGTGATACCGATGCAACCAAACACTCAAACCATTCAGGCCTCAGCCCCCAAACCAGCTGACAGATCCACGGACTCTGGTGAAACTGAGCCGAAATTCCGTAGTGGTACACAACCAAAGGTTAAATTTGAAGAGGGCTGCAGTAAGGAGAACGAGCCACACACAGAGACCGATGGCAAGAAGTCCAAGCGTCGTGGCACTCTCGTGGAACCCAGCCTACAAGTTCGGAACTCTGAAAAACTTGTGACCGATATTCCGCAGTGTAAACAGCAGTGA